The DNA region CTAGAATAGGAATTGACTTGGCGGTGTAAAGCAGGCAGTTTTTCGGCTCTACGTTACCAAAAGGGAACCAGCAGATGAGCGGCGAGGTCCTCAGTTTGAAGAACAGGATGCCGGAGATGCGGCGCGAGATCGATCTCGCTGGTCTCGATTTTTCCAACTGCCCAGTCAGGGACATGATGCAGCATATCGGCGGCAAATGGTCGACGTTGCTGCTTGAGATATTGGCGGCTCGGCCTTGCCGGTTTGGCGAGTTGCGGCGGATGCTCCCCGATATCTCACAGCGCATGCTGACGCAGACGCTGCGCGACCTGCAGAGGGACGGTTATGTCAATCGCGAAGTCTTCCCCACCAAGCCGCCGAGCGTCGAATATTCGATGACCGATCTCGGCCGTTCGCTCTACCAGCCGCTGTCGCAGCTCTTGAATTGGGCGGAAGCGAACCACGAAGCGGTTCGTGACGCTCGCTTGCGCTTCGATTCTGCAGAGAGCTAAAGCATGTCGCGATCTTTCAGATTCGCTATCATGCTTTAGGTCTTTGTTTTTCCGCATGTCTTAATCGCAAAACCGCTGCACGCTTTTGCGAGACATGCTCTAGGCTTTGTTGCCACGCCCTTCCGTCAGGAACAGCAGGAAGGCCAGCGCAGGGAAGGCGAAGCCGATCCACGACGTCATCGTCCAGCCGCCGGTCGCATAGGCCCAGCCGCCGAGCGCCGAGCCGAGCGCGCCGCCGCCAAAGAAGGTGGCCATGAAGAGGCCGTTCAGTCGGCTGCGATGTTCCGGGTTAAGGCCGTAAATGGCGCGCTGGCCGCAGACGAGATTGGTCGTGACGCCGAAATCGAGCATGATCGCGGCAACGGTGAGAAGGATCAGGGCGGCGAGCGAACCGTCGCTTGCGAAGTGGCTGATCAGGAAGGAGGCCATGCCGAGCAGCATGGCAATCGTCGAGGCGATTCTGGTCATGCCGCGGTCGGCAAGGCGGCCGGCGATTGGCGAGGCGACGGCGCCGGCGGCACCGGCAAGCGCAAAGAGGGCGATGCCGTTCTGCGTCAAGCCAAAAGCCGGGCTCGCGAGCAGCAGCGGCGTCGTCGTCCAGAACAGGCTGAAGGCGCCGAACATGCCGGCCTGGTAAAGGGCGCGGCGCTGCAGCACCCGCGAGGTCAGGGCCAGATGGGCCATGGAGGCCAGCAGTTCGCCATAGCCGAGCCTCGTCTTCGGCACACGGACCGGCAGGTTGGCGCGCAGCACGATGGCGAGCACGAGCATCAACGCTGCCGTGACGTAATAGACCATGTGCCAGGAGGAGGCCTCGGCGACGAAGCTCGCGAAGGGCCGCGCCAACATGATGCCGCAGAGCAGGCCGCTCATGACATTGCCGACGACCTGGCCGCGTGTGGCATCCGGCGCCATGTTCGCGGCAAAGGGTACGAGCACCTGGACGGCGACGGAGGCGAGGCCAATGGAGAGCGAGGCGGTGAGAAACATCGCAGGCGTCGTCGACAGGGCGGCGCCGATCAGTGCCACGGCAGAGACGGCGATCAGCAGCAGCACCAGCCGGCGGTTTTCCGTGAGGTCGCCGAGTGGCACGATCAGCAGCAGGCCGAGGCCGTAGCCGATCTGCGTCAGCGTGACGATCAGGCCGGTTGCGGCAGGGGAGAAGCCGAGATCGGCACTGATCGGGCCGGCAAGCGGCTGGCCGTAATAGAGATTGGCGGCGACCAGCCCGCAGGCGGCGGCGAAAAGGAAGGTGAGCCAGGGGGATAGTGCGCGTGGAATGGCTTTATCCGGCGTAGTGGCTGAAATGCTCATCAGAAACTCCGGTATTCAAAGATCGTGAAAGTTGAATGCAAAAATGCTGGCTGCGGCCACCCGATCCTTGAGCGGATGCCACTATTTCGATCGTCTGGACGTACCCGTTCAGGTCACGAGCTTCATCGCCGCTTCGGCTGCGGCAACCATCTCCTGCCTGCTGCGTCCTGTTTTGCCGATGACGCGCAAGCCCTTGGTAAAGCAGAGAAAGGCGAGGGCGGCGGCATCAGGGTCCACCGTCTGCGGGATGGTGTGGTCGGCCTGGCCGATGCGGATGAGATCGGCCATCAGCTTCTCGTCAGCGGCAAAGGCAGTGGCGACATGGGCGGCCGTTTCATCGTCGAGCAGGGCGAAGTCATTGGCACCGCCGACGACGAGGCAGCCTTTGCGGCCGGCCTCGCCATGGGAGAGCTCCGTATAATACATCACCATCTGGAAGACCTTTTCGCGGCTTGTTTCCGCAGACGCGATCATGGCTTCCAGGCGCCGCCGGCCGAGTTGGCGATAACGGGAAAAAGCGGCGACAAAGATACCGCGCTTGTCCTTGAACGCCTTGTAGATGCTGCCCGAGGCAAGGCCCATCCCCTCGGCCAGATCGCTGATGGAGGTGGCGTGATAGCCGCGTTCGGAAAAGACCCGCAGGGCCGCATCCAGGGCCGCGTCCATATCGAACTCCCGCGGACGGCCACGGCTGCGGGTTTTTTGATCTGATGTGAGGTCGGCGATGGTCATGGCCCCTAATTAGGGAACGATCATTTCCAAATCAAGCGGAATTTTCTGCTATGCAGCAAATTCAGAGATCGAGTACCCATGTCTGCCCGTTCGCCTCCGGGCCGAACATCCGATGTCTCTCCTCGGAGACAAGTCGGAAGCCGGCCTTGACGTAGATCGCGCGGGCCGTATCCAGCATGTCGTTCGTCCAGAGCGAAAGCTGGCGATAGCCCTTGTGTCTGGCGAATCGGATGCATTCCTCGACCAGTAGCTTGCCGAGCCCGAGCCCGCGGGCGGATTTGTCGACATAGAGCAGGCGCAGCTTGGCGATGCCGTCGCCGCCATTGGTGACGAGGACCGAGCCGATATTGACGCCGCCGCGCTCGGCGATCCAGCAATATTCCTTCTCGGGATCGAAATTGGCGAGGAATTTGCCGGCGACCTCGGCGATCAGCGCCTCGAAGCGCAGGTCCCAGCCATATTCGTCGGTATAGAAGCGGCTCTGGCTCTCGACGATCCAGCCGATATCGCCGGCGCGATGGGCACGGATGATCGCCGGCACGGGCTTTGCCGCCGGGTCGAGCAGGGCGCGGATCGTGTTCATGGCCGAGACGACCGCCTGCGGCTCGCTGGCTGCAAGCGTGTCGAAACGGGCGGCGATCTGCGCATTGGCGCGTCGGCCGAGTTCTTCGAACTCTTTGCGTCCCCGGTCGGTGATAGTGATGATCTGGCTGCGCAGATCGGCTGGATCGGCGCTGTTATCGATCAGCCCTTCGGCGCGGAAACGCTTGAGGATGCGGCTGAGATAGGCCGGATCGAGATGCAGGTCGCGGGCGAGTGCGGTGGCGCTGACGCCCGCATGCGAGCCGATCTCGAAAAGGATGCGGGCATCCGTCAGTGTGTAGGGCGAGTCGAGATAGGCCTTGTTCAGGAGGCCGAGGAAATTCGTGTAAAAGCGGTTGAAGTCGCGGGCGGTTTCGATGAGGGCGATGTCGGACATGGTGATCTCCAGGGGGAGATCTCGCCAGACTGCTGACAAGGCCCGCTCCTCGCTCGCCGTCATCCTCGGCCTTGTGCCGAGATCTGCTGGCCTATCGACCGGAAGCAGACGCTCGGGACAAGCCCGAGCATGTCGAAAGAAGGGTTGGCCGACTGAGTCAACACACTGACAATAGTCTCCGTATGACGACCATTGTCATGCATTTAGTTGACTGAGTCAACTACATGTCGACGCGCATCAAGCGGCTTCCTCTTCCACATCTTCCTCTGCGCCAAGGACGAATTCGACCGCAGCCCGGGCATGGATCGCCGTGGTGTCGAAGCCCGGCAGCGGCAGACGGTCGGGATCGAGGATCAGACAAATCTCGGTGCAGCCGAGGATGATACTGTCGGCGCCGTTTTCCACGGCGTGGTCGATGATATCGATGAGCTTCTCGCGCGAGCGGTCATGCACCTTGCCGGCGCACAGTTCGTTGAAGATGATGTCGTGCACAGTGGTGCGGTCGGCGGCGTTGGGCACCATGATGTCGATGCCAAGGTTCTTCATGCGGTCGGCGTAGAAGCCGTGCTCCATCGTGTAGCGGGTGGCAAGCAGCAGCGGGCGCTTGCGGCCGGCGGCATGCAGCGATTTCGCCGTTTCGTCGATGATGTGGATCAGCGGCACGGAAATCCTTGCCGCGACTTCCTCGGCGATCAGGTGCATGGTATTGGTGCAGATGAGGACGCAATTGGCGCCGGCGATCTGCAGGCGCAAGGCCACGTCGGCGAGGCGGCGGGCGGCTCCATCCCAGTTGCCGGCCTTCTGAAGCGCGACGATCTCTTCAAAATTGACGGAATGCATTATGACCTCGGCCGAGGCGAGGCCGCCCTTGCGGGTGCGCACCATCTCGTTGACCAGCCGGTAATAGACCGCCGAACTTTCGAAACTCATGCCGCCGATCAGGCCGATCGTTTCCATCTCTTCATGCTCCCATGCTTCAACTTTCGGAAATGATGCCGCAATGCCGGCGCGACGTGTTTGCGTTGTTTGTCCTGCGCGTCTAATGTGTGCTATTATTTTGCGCGGTTTGGAGGGGTGGCGCAAAATTAAGGCGGAGGGTTCACTTCTCACACATGCTGGATGATCGCGACAGACGTATTCTCGATATGCTGCAGAAGGATGCGGGCATCTCCGTAACCAACCTTGCCGAGCGCGTAGCGCTTTCGGTGTCGGCCTGCTCGCGGCGCATCCAGCGGCTGGAGGAAAGCGGCCATATCGCCCGGCGCATCGTCGTGCTCGACCGCGAAAGGATGGGCGTTCCGACGACGGTCTTCGCGCTGGTGAAGACGGCGCATCATTCCGATGAATGGACGGAAAGCTTCCGCCGGATCATCAGCGACATTCCCGAGATCGTCGAGGCCCACCGGTTGACCGGCAATCACGATTACATCCTGAAGATCGTCCTGCCGCGCGTCGAGCACTACGACGTGATCTACAAGCAGATCGTGCGCAAGCTGGAACTCTTCGACGTCTCGGCGTCGATCTCCATGGAAGAATTGAAACATGGAATGGCGATACCCGTGGGTTACGCCCGGTGAACCGTGCCATGCGGAAAAAATAAGGTCGGAATGCAGGAGGAGCCGATAATCCTCAGTGCCATCGGCAGCGATTAATTTGTCTCGATACGGAACGTTTTTCGTTATATTATGTTCACCTTTGGTTCAGGAGGAGGGGAGGATATTCCTCCTCTTGGAGGAAGAGGAGAACAGTCATGAGAAAGCTGGCAATCGTCACGTTGGCCTTGATCGTGGGTGCCCCCGGCGTCACGCCGGCTCAGGCGTTTCCGGCTATCAACCCACCCAGGATCGAAGCACAGCAGCAAATCGAGCAAGTGCAGTGGCGTGGCCACGGCGGTCATTGGGGTGGCGGTTATCATGGAGGCGGGTATCACGGCCATCATCACCACAATGGATCGGGCTGGGGCTGGGCCTTGGGCGGTCTGGCCGTTGGCACCATCATTGGCGGCGCGTTGGCGCAGCCCTATTACGGCTCGTACTACGGTTCACCCTACGGCTATTACGGTTCGCCTTACCGCTATTATGGCTCGCCCTACGGCTACTACCGCCGGCCTTTCGGGTATTACGGCGGCTATTATGGCCGGCCCTATCGGGCCTATGCGTCGTCTGCCTACTATGGAGGGGGCGGCAGCCACGAGAGCTGGTGCTATGCCCGGTATCGTTCGTACAGAGCGTATGACAATACCTTCCAGCCCTATTCTGGCCCCCGTCGTCAGTGCATTGGTCCCTATTGATCGGCACTGACGCCATCTGCGTTATGAACTGGTTTCAGGCCGCCCAACTTCTTCGGATCCGTCGGGCGGCCTTTTCGGCTGCGATCGGCGCAGGGGAGACATGCCGAAACGGCGGTTGGCAAGCTTTGCGCCGAGGCCCACATTGTCTTTCAGCGAAATGGCGCAAAAGGGGCAGGTCATGGGCGATCATCACGTCGTCGTTGTCGGCGGCGGATTCGGCGGGCTGCAGCTCGTCAACGGGTTGAGAGACGCAGGCGTGAAGATCACGCTCGTCGACCGGCGCAACCACCATCTCTTCCAGCCGCTGCTCTATCAGGTGGCGACGACCATTCTATCCACCTCGGAAATCGCCTGGCCGATTCGCCGCCTCTATGCCGATCGGCCCGACGTGACGGTGCTGCTCGGCGAAGTCACCGATGTCGACAGTGGCGCAAAGACGGTCTCGTTACGCAGCGGCATGACTCTGGGTTACGACACGCTGGTGCTGGCGACCGGGGCGACACATGCCTATTTCGGCCATGACGAATGGGAGCCGGTGGCGCCCGGCCTCAAGACGCTGGAGGACGCGACGACGATCCGCCGGCGGGTGCTGCTCGCCTTCGAGAAGGCGGAGATGGAGGCCGATCCGGCGATACGCGATGCGCTGCTGACCTTCACCATCGTCGGCGCCGGGCCAACCGGGGTCGAGCTTGCCGGCATTATCGCCGAGCTCGCGCATTTCACGCTGCCGGACGAATTCCGCAACATCGATACGCGCAAGACCCGCGTCGTGCTGGTCGAGGCCGGCCCGCGGGTGCTGCCGACCTTCGCCCAGGAGCTTTCGGCTTATGCACAAAAGGCGCTGGAGAAACTCGGGGTCGAGGTCCTCCTCGGCAAGCCGGTGACGGAGTGCGGCGCCGACGGCGTGCAGATCGGGGAGACCTTCATCCCTAGCCGGACGATCGTCTGGGCCGCCGGCGTTACGGCTTCGCCGGCCGCCCGGTGGCTTGACGTGCCGGCCGACCGGGCGGGGCGTGTGGTTGTCGAAAAGGATCTGAGCGCGCCCGGCCTGCCCGATGTCTTCGTCATCGGCGACACGGCCTCCGTGATGCGCGAGGACGGCAAACCGGTGCCGGGTATCGCACCCGCCGCCAAGCAACAGGGCGCTTATGTCGCCAAGGTCATCCGCGCGCGTCTTTCGGGCAAGCCGGCACCGGCGCCCTTCAAATACTGGCACCAGGGCAGTCTGGCGACGATCGGCAAGAGTGCCGCGATCATCGATTTCGGCCGGATCAAGCTCAAAGGCTGGATTGCCTGGTGGATCTGGGGCCTTGCCCATATCTACTTCCTGATCGGCACCCGCTCGCGCTTCTCCGTCGCCTGGAGCTGGCTGTGGATTTATCTGAGCGGCCAGCACAGCGCCCGGCTGATCACTCAGCGGGAGACGATGCGGGAGGAGGGGTAGGCTGCTTCTTGGGGCAAGTCACAACCGTCCTTGCCGGGGCCATCCAGGTCTCGTTGCTGATCCTGGGCGTTGCCTCGCTGCTTCAAGCCTCGCCGCTTGCTTTCGACATTCTGCGCTGGGCGGGAGCCGCCTATTTGGCCTGGCTGGGCGCCAACCTTATTGCGGAGCAGGCCGACACGGCGCCGGCGCAAGGGCGGCGGCGCGGTCCGTCTCGACTGCGGCAGCGCTTCGCGAGGGCACGATCAACAATCTCACCAATCCGAAGGCGCTCGTCTTTCTCTTTGCCTTCCTTCCGCAATTCGTCAATCCTGAGAGTTCCTGGCCGGTGGCGGTTCAGCTTCTTGTTTTCGGGGCGGTGACGAAACTTTCAAATTTCGTCATCCTCAGTTCCGTCGCATTCGGCGCGAGCACGCTCGGCGGCTGGCTCTCGCGCCGTCCGATGCCGATCGTATGGCAGGAGAGGTTCGCCGGTATCATGATGGTCCTCCTCGGCCTCCGGCTCGCCTTTTCAGGGGATGCCCGAGTTGCCCGATAGCCGTCATCTTCAGCAGACACGAAGACCGCCGCCGAAGTCGAGCTTTCCGACTTCGGCGGCTGCCGGCATGTCACATTGGCGCGGCTGTCGGAGCAGCCGCCTCCCCCTATCTTCAGGCCGCCAGCGAGGCGATGTCGATGACGAAGCGGTAGCGGACGTCGCTCTTCAGGACGCGTTCATAGGCTTCGTTGACCTGGTCGATGTCGATCTTCTCGATCTCGGAGACGATGTTGTGCTTGCCGCAGAAATCCAGCATTTCCTGGGTCTCCTTGATCGAGCCGATCATCGAGCCGGAGATACTCTTGCGGCCGGGGATAATCGAGAAGGCATGCACCGGGATCGGATTCTCCGGCGCCCCGACGACCACGAAGGAGCCGTCCACCTTGAGAAGGCCGAGATAGGCGTTCCAGTCGATCTCGGCGCTGACGGTGCAGATGATCAGATCGAACGTGCCGGCAAGCTTCTTGAAGGTTTCCGGGTCGTTGGTGGCGTAATATTCCTTGGCGCCGAGCTTCAGCCCGTCTTCCTTCTTGGAAAGGCTCTGGGAGAGAACGGTGATATCGGCGCCCATGGCCGAACCCAGTTTTACGCCCATATGGCCGAGGCCGCCCATGCCGACGATCGCGACCTTCTTGCCGGGGCCGGCATTCCAGTGGCGCAGCGGCGAATAGAGGGTGATGCCGGCGCAGAGCAGCGGCGCGGAGGCGTCGAGCGGCAGGTTGTCGGGGATGGACATGACATAGCCCTCCTTGACGACGATCGAGTCGGAGTAACCGCCCTGGGTGCGCGTCTTGCCGTCGGCTTCGAAGTCATTGTAGGTGCCGCTGAGACCCGGCATGTACTGTTCGCGATCGAGGTCGCGCTCGGCGCAGCCGATGCAGGAATCGACGAAGCAGCCGACGCCGACGCGGTCGCCGACCTTGAACTTGGTGACAGCGGAGCCGATGGCCGTGACGATGCCGGCGATCTCATGGCCGGGCACGATCGGATAGACGGCGTTCTTCCATTCGTTGCGGACGGTGTGGATGTCTGAATGGCAGATACCGGCAAACTTGATGTCGATGACGACATCATCTGGTCTGGGGTCGCGGCGCTCG from Rhizobium sp. NLR16a includes:
- a CDS encoding LysE family transporter; this encodes MDLSERPAQRPADHSAGDDAGGGVGCFLGQVTTVLAGAIQVSLLILGVASLLQASPLAFDILRWAGAAYLAWLGANLIAEQADTAPAQGRRRGPSRLRQRFARARSTISPIRRRSSFSLPSFRNSSILRVPGRWRFSFLFSGR
- a CDS encoding NAD(P)/FAD-dependent oxidoreductase, giving the protein MGDHHVVVVGGGFGGLQLVNGLRDAGVKITLVDRRNHHLFQPLLYQVATTILSTSEIAWPIRRLYADRPDVTVLLGEVTDVDSGAKTVSLRSGMTLGYDTLVLATGATHAYFGHDEWEPVAPGLKTLEDATTIRRRVLLAFEKAEMEADPAIRDALLTFTIVGAGPTGVELAGIIAELAHFTLPDEFRNIDTRKTRVVLVEAGPRVLPTFAQELSAYAQKALEKLGVEVLLGKPVTECGADGVQIGETFIPSRTIVWAAGVTASPAARWLDVPADRAGRVVVEKDLSAPGLPDVFVIGDTASVMREDGKPVPGIAPAAKQQGAYVAKVIRARLSGKPAPAPFKYWHQGSLATIGKSAAIIDFGRIKLKGWIAWWIWGLAHIYFLIGTRSRFSVAWSWLWIYLSGQHSARLITQRETMREEG
- a CDS encoding Lrp/AsnC family transcriptional regulator translates to MLDDRDRRILDMLQKDAGISVTNLAERVALSVSACSRRIQRLEESGHIARRIVVLDRERMGVPTTVFALVKTAHHSDEWTESFRRIISDIPEIVEAHRLTGNHDYILKIVLPRVEHYDVIYKQIVRKLELFDVSASISMEELKHGMAIPVGYAR
- a CDS encoding NAD(P)-dependent alcohol dehydrogenase produces the protein MPIARGYAATDASKPLTPFTFERRDPRPDDVVIDIKFAGICHSDIHTVRNEWKNAVYPIVPGHEIAGIVTAIGSAVTKFKVGDRVGVGCFVDSCIGCAERDLDREQYMPGLSGTYNDFEADGKTRTQGGYSDSIVVKEGYVMSIPDNLPLDASAPLLCAGITLYSPLRHWNAGPGKKVAIVGMGGLGHMGVKLGSAMGADITVLSQSLSKKEDGLKLGAKEYYATNDPETFKKLAGTFDLIICTVSAEIDWNAYLGLLKVDGSFVVVGAPENPIPVHAFSIIPGRKSISGSMIGSIKETQEMLDFCGKHNIVSEIEKIDIDQVNEAYERVLKSDVRYRFVIDIASLAA
- a CDS encoding MFS transporter, whose protein sequence is MSISATTPDKAIPRALSPWLTFLFAAACGLVAANLYYGQPLAGPISADLGFSPAATGLIVTLTQIGYGLGLLLIVPLGDLTENRRLVLLLIAVSAVALIGAALSTTPAMFLTASLSIGLASVAVQVLVPFAANMAPDATRGQVVGNVMSGLLCGIMLARPFASFVAEASSWHMVYYVTAALMLVLAIVLRANLPVRVPKTRLGYGELLASMAHLALTSRVLQRRALYQAGMFGAFSLFWTTTPLLLASPAFGLTQNGIALFALAGAAGAVASPIAGRLADRGMTRIASTIAMLLGMASFLISHFASDGSLAALILLTVAAIMLDFGVTTNLVCGQRAIYGLNPEHRSRLNGLFMATFFGGGALGSALGGWAYATGGWTMTSWIGFAFPALAFLLFLTEGRGNKA
- a CDS encoding BA14K family protein, producing the protein MRKLAIVTLALIVGAPGVTPAQAFPAINPPRIEAQQQIEQVQWRGHGGHWGGGYHGGGYHGHHHHNGSGWGWALGGLAVGTIIGGALAQPYYGSYYGSPYGYYGSPYRYYGSPYGYYRRPFGYYGGYYGRPYRAYASSAYYGGGGSHESWCYARYRSYRAYDNTFQPYSGPRRQCIGPY
- a CDS encoding LysE family transporter — protein: MNNLTNPKALVFLFAFLPQFVNPESSWPVAVQLLVFGAVTKLSNFVILSSVAFGASTLGGWLSRRPMPIVWQERFAGIMMVLLGLRLAFSGDARVAR
- a CDS encoding helix-turn-helix domain-containing GNAT family N-acetyltransferase; translation: MSDIALIETARDFNRFYTNFLGLLNKAYLDSPYTLTDARILFEIGSHAGVSATALARDLHLDPAYLSRILKRFRAEGLIDNSADPADLRSQIITITDRGRKEFEELGRRANAQIAARFDTLAASEPQAVVSAMNTIRALLDPAAKPVPAIIRAHRAGDIGWIVESQSRFYTDEYGWDLRFEALIAEVAGKFLANFDPEKEYCWIAERGGVNIGSVLVTNGGDGIAKLRLLYVDKSARGLGLGKLLVEECIRFARHKGYRQLSLWTNDMLDTARAIYVKAGFRLVSEERHRMFGPEANGQTWVLDL
- a CDS encoding helix-turn-helix domain-containing protein yields the protein MSGEVLSLKNRMPEMRREIDLAGLDFSNCPVRDMMQHIGGKWSTLLLEILAARPCRFGELRRMLPDISQRMLTQTLRDLQRDGYVNREVFPTKPPSVEYSMTDLGRSLYQPLSQLLNWAEANHEAVRDARLRFDSAES
- a CDS encoding aspartate/glutamate racemase family protein; its protein translation is METIGLIGGMSFESSAVYYRLVNEMVRTRKGGLASAEVIMHSVNFEEIVALQKAGNWDGAARRLADVALRLQIAGANCVLICTNTMHLIAEEVAARISVPLIHIIDETAKSLHAAGRKRPLLLATRYTMEHGFYADRMKNLGIDIMVPNAADRTTVHDIIFNELCAGKVHDRSREKLIDIIDHAVENGADSIILGCTEICLILDPDRLPLPGFDTTAIHARAAVEFVLGAEEDVEEEAA
- a CDS encoding TetR/AcrR family transcriptional regulator, producing MTIADLTSDQKTRSRGRPREFDMDAALDAALRVFSERGYHATSISDLAEGMGLASGSIYKAFKDKRGIFVAAFSRYRQLGRRRLEAMIASAETSREKVFQMVMYYTELSHGEAGRKGCLVVGGANDFALLDDETAAHVATAFAADEKLMADLIRIGQADHTIPQTVDPDAAALAFLCFTKGLRVIGKTGRSRQEMVAAAEAAMKLVT